The following proteins are encoded in a genomic region of Brachypodium distachyon strain Bd21 chromosome 1, Brachypodium_distachyon_v3.0, whole genome shotgun sequence:
- the LOC100836532 gene encoding probable xyloglucan endotransglucosylase/hydrolase protein 25, translating into MAVSAIIAILVVSCAAFTLAAAAASFDKEFDITWGDGRGKILNNGELLTLALDRTSGSGFQSKREYLFGKIDMQLKLVPGNSAGTVTAYYLSSQGPTHDEIDFEFLGNVTGEPYTLHTNVFTQGQGNREMQFRLWYDPTKDFHTYSILWNPKHIIFMVDDMPIRDFRNLEGKGIAFPKSQPMRLYSSLWNADDWATQGGRVKTDWSHAPFSASYRGFRADACVVVAAAGGKTRCGASVGTEGTAAVAGDWYNQELDLTRQQRMRWVQSNYMIYNYCTDPKRFAQGVPPAECSM; encoded by the exons ATGGCGGTGTCGGCGATAATAGCGATCCTGGTCGTGTCTTGTGCCGCCTTTactttggcggcggcggcggcgagcttcgACAAGGAGTTCGACATCACGTGGGGCGACGGGCGCGGGAAGATCCTGAACAACGGGGAGCTCCTGACGCTGGCGCTGGACCGGACCTCCGGCTCCGGGTTCCAGTCCAAGCGCGAGTACCTCTTCGGCAAGATCGACATGCAGCTCAAGCTCGTCCCCGGCAACTCCGCCGGCACCGTCACCGCCTACTAC TTGTCGTCGCAGGGGCCGACGCACGACGAGATCGACTTCGAGTTCTTGGGAAACGTGACGGGCGAGCCGTACACGCTGCACACCAACGTGTTCACGCAGGGGCAGGGCAACCGGGAGATGCAGTTCCGCCTCTGGTACGACCCCACCAAGGACTTCCACACCTACTCCATCCTCTGGAACCCCAAGCACATCAT CTTCATGGTGGACGACATGCCGATCAGGGACTTCAGGAACCTGGAGGGGAAAGGGATCGCGTTCCCCAAGTCGCAGCCGATGCGGCTCTACTCCAGCCTGTGGAACGCCGACGACTGGGCCACGCAGGGCGGCCGCGTCAAGACGGACTGGTCGCACGCGCCCTTCTCGGCATCCTACCGCGGCTTCAGGGCGGACGCGTGCGTCGtggtggccgcggcgggggGCAAGACCCGCTGCGGCGCCAGCGTCGGCACCGagggcaccgccgccgtggccggagACTGGTACAACCAGGAGCTCGACCTCACGCGGCAGCAGCGCATGCGCTGGGTGCAGAGCAACTACATGATCTACAACTACTGCACCGACCCCAAGCGCTTCGCCCAGGGCGTCCCCCCCGCCGAGTGCTCCATGTGA
- the LOC112269936 gene encoding protein FLORAL ORGAN NUMBER2-like: MRRRRLARAAALCLAIAAVVLQLAIAVDSAGTAGRPWSRRADHRALPTTTMPLPRARGRGAAAFDAAANARCKSSRAAHKSSAGVPSAAACAGGDDDDKRVVPTGPNPLHNR; this comes from the coding sequence atgaggaggcggcggctggcacgcgccgccgccctgtgcctcgccattgccgccgtcgtgctgcagctcgccatcgccgtcgaCAGCGCAGGCACCGCCGGCAGGCCGTGGTCCAGGCGCGCTGATCACAGGGCGCTCCCCACGACGACGATGCCGCTGCCCAGGGCCAGAGGCAGAGGAGCGGCAGCGTTCGacgccgccgcgaacgcccgGTGCAAGAGCAGCAGAGCTGCTCACAAGTCCTCCGCCGGTGTTCCTAGCGCTGCTGcgtgcgccggcggcgacgacgacgacaagcGCGTCGTCCCCACGGGCCCCAACCCGCTGCACAACAGGTGA
- the LOC100845549 gene encoding xyloglucan endotransglucosylase/hydrolase protein 24, with translation MLRASLWQLVALAVAAAAVVHGSDAYYRGDNNHSSSLHGDFDAVWGQRNARFRDEGRVVELTLDEETGSRLQSKDRYLFGRFDLDIKLVPGDSAGTITSFYICTGGARHDEVDFEFLGNVSGEPYLLHTNVFSDGKGEREQQFVLWFDPTADFHTYSILWNPLNIILYIDGTPIRVFKNNEAYGVPFPARQPVHVFASIWNAEEWATQGGRVKTDWARAPFVAAYRRFSAGNACVWRGRRCRGSNLGSPSSSWMTQKLDWWSWMTLNWVRMNYMSYDYCADRRRYPHGFPTECVIPIGRV, from the exons ATGCTGCGGGCTTCTCTCTGGCAGCTGGTGGCGCTCGCCGTtgccgcggcggccgtggtGCATGGCTCCGACGCTTACTACCGCGGCGACAACAACCACAGCAGCAGCCTCCACGGGGACTTCGACGCCGTGTGGGGGCAGCGCAATGCGCGGTTCCGCGACGAGGGAAGGGTGGTGGAGCTGACGCTGGACGAGGAGACCGGGTCCAGGCTGCAGTCGAAAGACCGGTACCTGTTCGGGAGGTTCGATCTCGACATCAAGCTCGTCCCAGGCGACTCCGCAGGGACCATCACTTCCTTCTAC ATCTGCACGGGTGGCGCGCGGCACGACGAGGTGGACTTCGAGTTCCTGGGCAACGTGAGCGGCGAGCCGTACCTGCTGCACACCAACGTGTTCAGCGACGGCAAGGGCGAGCGCGAGCAGCAGTTCGTGCTCTGGTTCGACCCCACCGCCGACTTCCACACCTACTCCATCCTCTGGAACCCTCTCAACATCAT CCTGTACATCGACGGGACGCCGATCAGGGTGTTCAAGAACAACGAGGCGTACGGGGTGCCGTTCCCGGCGCGGCAGCCCGTGCACGTGTTCGCGAGCATCTGGAACGCGGAGGAGTGGGCGACGCAGGGCGGGCGGGTGAAGACGGACTGGGCTCGGGCGCCGTTCGTGGCGGCCTACCGGCGGTTTAGCGCCGGCAACGCCTGCGTGTGGCGTGGCCGCCGTTGCAGGGGCAGCAACCTGGGATCACCTTCGTCCTCGTGGATGACACAGAAGCTGGACTGGTGGAGCTGGATGACGCTCAACTGGGTGAGGATGAACTACATGTCCTACGACTACTGCGCCGACCGCAGGCGCTACCCGCATGGGTTCCCCACCGAGTGCGTCATCCCCATCGGGAGAGTCTGA
- the LOC100845857 gene encoding xyloglucan endotransglucosylase/hydrolase protein 24, with translation MMGNGTIFQLILCSALLAGLARAAAGNFYQDVDITWGDGRGRILGNGNLLTLSLDRASGSGFQSKSQYLYGRFDMQIKLVPGNSAGTVATFYLSSQGSAHDEIDFEFLGNASGEPYTVHTNVYSQGKGGREQQFRMWFDPTADFHTYSVLWNPTHILFYVDGTPIREHRNRETATGVAFPRSQPMRVYASMWDAEEWATQGGRVRTDWAAAPFVATYRALAATGCTSGDAAACARPGGSPWMYQELDSTAQERLRWVQSNYMIYNYCADTWRFPQGVPPECTAQ, from the exons ATGATGGGTAATGGAACGATATTCCAGCTGATTCTGTGCTCTGCCCTGCTTGCCGGCCTGGcccgcgcggcggccggcaacTTCTACCAGGACGTGGACATCACGTGGGGCGACGGGCGCGGCAGGATCCTCGGCAACGGCAACCTCCTGACGCTGTCCCTGGACAGGGCCTCCGGCTCCGGGTTCCAGTCCAAGAGCCAGTACCTCTACGGCCGCTTCGACATGCAGATCAAGCTCGTCCCCGGCAACTCCGCCGGCACCGTCGCCACTTTCTac CTGTCGTCGCAGGGATCGGCGCACGACGAGATCGACTTCGAGTTCCTGGGGAACGCGAGCGGCGAGCCCTACACGGTGCACACCAACGTGTACAGCCAGGGCAAGGGCGGCCGGGAGCAGCAGTTCCGCATGTGGTTCGACCCGACCGCCGACTTCCACACCTATTCCGTCCTCTGGAACCCCACCCACATCCT GTTCTACGTGGACGGGACGCCGATCCGGGAGCACAGGAACAGGGAGACGGCGACGGGGGTGGCGTTCCCCAGGAGCCAGCCGATGCGGGTGTACGCGAGCATGTGGGACGCGGAGGAGTGGGCGACGCAGGGCGGGCGCGTGAGGACGGACTGGGCCGCGGCGCCGTTCGTGGCCACGTACCGGGCGCTGGCGGCGACTGGGTGCACGtccggggacgcggcggcgtgCGCCAGGCCCGGCGGAAGCCCGTGGATGTACCAGGAGCTGGACAGCACGGCGCAGGAGCGGCTCCGGTGGGTGCAGAGCAACTACATGATCTACAACTACTGCGCCGACACCTGGAGGTTCCCCCAGGGCGTCCCGCCCGAGTGCACGGCGCAGTAG